Proteins encoded in a region of the Corynebacterium breve genome:
- a CDS encoding ParA family protein, giving the protein MRALSFFNNKGGVGKTTLSTNVAYNFARSGKRVLYVDCDPQCNATQLLLNDEQTAEIYGSVDSTDSALHESLAKTVYRLFIPLREGEPQIDTNFPVYRSDRFQFDVLAGHPSLSQIEDVMSSAWQSALGRQTADFRRVHWAGQLVNAMEVADRYDVIFFDVGPSLGPFNRTVLLGCDAFVTPTATDLFSFHAFGNLARWFEAWVTEYSEMSEANIAQWKSFSANIDDKKRNLRLHGHDDHNLKYLGYTTLEYVKKKSNGQEQLVGAFERFRGKFAEESLRIARVLGQNQIDYLVGHVPHMHSMPATAQDVHSPIADLEYKDGIKGTQGTQRDGYAEKIQQVSDIVRSRLYDPPIGKNVFKV; this is encoded by the coding sequence ATTAGAGCTCTGAGCTTTTTCAACAACAAAGGTGGCGTTGGCAAAACCACCTTGTCCACCAATGTGGCTTACAACTTCGCCCGAAGTGGAAAGCGCGTACTCTACGTCGATTGCGACCCGCAGTGCAATGCGACGCAGCTCCTGCTTAACGACGAACAAACTGCTGAAATCTACGGCAGCGTTGACAGCACAGACTCGGCTTTGCATGAATCTTTAGCCAAGACCGTCTACCGCCTCTTCATTCCGCTGAGAGAAGGCGAGCCACAGATCGACACCAACTTCCCCGTTTACCGATCTGATCGGTTCCAGTTCGATGTACTCGCTGGACACCCGAGCCTGTCTCAGATCGAAGACGTCATGTCGTCCGCGTGGCAGTCCGCACTGGGGCGTCAAACCGCCGACTTCCGCCGTGTGCACTGGGCGGGCCAACTGGTCAACGCCATGGAAGTGGCTGATCGCTACGACGTGATCTTCTTTGACGTTGGACCGAGCCTCGGCCCATTCAACAGAACCGTTCTGCTGGGCTGCGATGCTTTTGTCACTCCGACAGCTACCGATCTCTTTAGCTTTCACGCATTTGGAAACCTGGCACGCTGGTTCGAAGCCTGGGTGACGGAATACTCCGAGATGTCAGAAGCAAATATTGCGCAGTGGAAATCATTCTCGGCCAACATCGACGACAAGAAGCGCAATCTACGGCTTCACGGCCACGATGACCACAATCTAAAGTACCTGGGGTACACCACGCTCGAATATGTGAAGAAAAAGTCCAATGGCCAAGAACAACTGGTTGGAGCGTTCGAGCGCTTCCGTGGAAAGTTCGCTGAAGAATCTCTCCGTATCGCACGAGTCCTCGGCCAGAATCAAATCGACTACTTGGTGGGCCACGTCCCACACATGCACTCCATGCCGGCGACTGCCCAAGACGTGCATTCTCCGATCGCCGATCTTGAATACAAAGACGGCATTAAAGGTACCCAAGGCACACAACGTGATGGATACGCGGAGAAGATTCAGCAAGTTTCCGACATCGTTCGCAGTCGTTTGTACGACCCGCCAATTGGCAAGAATGTCTTTAAGGTTTAA
- a CDS encoding DUF3427 domain-containing protein gives MLAALRSELSSAESFVFSVAFVTNGGIGALKQQLVEFPGHGVIITSDYQDFNDPNALRELLNLRNIDVRVMTKYPHHAKGYIFRRHDHVTALVGSSNLTRDALMTNREWNLRFSTHSDGDIADQLNHAVERHINDSELLTNEWIDEYEQRRRRVPISIDPIRSADHIQPNAMQVEALDRLQEVINAGESKALIISATGTGKTILSALAVRQSKPRTVLFVAHREQILRKAAEEFQRVLECDSTDIGFYIGHQRDLNCRFVFATVQTISQMKNLSEISPVHFDYIVIDEVHRSGADSYRRLLSYFRPQFLLGLTATPERTDQFNVFELFDYNVPYEIRLGRALEAHMLVPFDYYGISDYESAQGRIISDVSSVSDLIADERVDHIAQTLEDFEFPRGTKGLVFCSSNDEARLISDRLNKRTVNGRLLRTEAISGATPIAERENVVDKLLQGRIDYILTVDIFNEGIDIPPVNVVVMLRGTQSSIIFTQQLGRGLRKSPNKESLRVIDFIGNYANNYLIPIALTGDRSSNKDTIKARIRQSRSNPVAGQSTISFDEVSTARILESLHKASLLDKRKCKEAIIALRQRIGRIPRLMDFETHESVNPFLLATKDQSYWALLHSLKLVEHAPHQSEQAFLSFISNELLNGKRPHELLLLREVLLNEKVAVESYVQILKSHGLDHSSQVLSTVAAIFDLTWFATTTRKKYGDTPAIVFDGASFELSDTFRSFYTSYAESHTFSPISFKDHVDDVIETGLLLNRKYYGGGAALVRGQRYSRKDVCRLLNWPKNLDSTMMGYRYESETNTCPIFVTYHKDADVSASQRYEDQLIDSSTMLWYTRHGRTLKSAELQPILFGDAELHLFVKREDADGKDFFYLGQAKATEPKQESMQDDHGKELDVVTTQLKMQIPIPSELFHTITARKNVAAAE, from the coding sequence ATGCTCGCCGCACTCAGATCTGAATTGTCTTCAGCCGAGTCTTTCGTCTTTTCAGTCGCTTTTGTCACGAACGGTGGGATCGGCGCATTGAAACAACAGCTTGTCGAATTTCCAGGTCACGGCGTTATCATCACCTCCGACTATCAGGATTTCAATGATCCGAACGCGCTCAGAGAGCTATTGAACCTCCGAAACATTGATGTGCGTGTAATGACAAAGTATCCGCATCACGCTAAGGGATACATCTTTCGGCGCCACGACCACGTCACCGCTCTAGTTGGAAGTTCCAACCTCACTCGTGATGCTCTCATGACAAATCGCGAATGGAATCTCCGATTTTCGACTCATAGCGATGGAGACATCGCAGACCAGCTTAACCATGCAGTCGAGCGGCATATTAACGACTCAGAATTGCTCACAAACGAATGGATCGACGAATACGAGCAACGTCGTCGCCGCGTTCCTATCTCTATCGACCCAATTCGCTCCGCAGATCATATCCAGCCCAACGCAATGCAGGTTGAAGCACTAGACAGACTCCAGGAAGTGATAAATGCCGGTGAATCCAAGGCGTTAATCATCTCTGCAACCGGTACGGGAAAAACCATTCTCTCGGCCCTTGCTGTTCGTCAATCAAAACCACGCACCGTTTTGTTCGTCGCCCACCGTGAACAAATTCTCCGCAAAGCTGCCGAAGAGTTTCAGCGTGTCTTGGAGTGCGATAGCACCGATATCGGATTCTATATCGGTCACCAACGTGACTTGAACTGCAGGTTTGTCTTTGCAACGGTGCAGACCATCTCTCAAATGAAGAATTTGAGCGAGATTTCTCCTGTTCATTTTGACTACATAGTGATCGACGAAGTTCATCGCTCGGGTGCCGACTCATATCGCAGACTCCTCAGCTACTTCCGCCCTCAATTTCTGCTCGGACTCACGGCAACACCTGAACGTACGGACCAATTCAATGTCTTTGAGCTATTTGATTACAACGTTCCCTACGAGATTCGATTGGGTCGAGCACTCGAAGCTCACATGCTGGTGCCATTTGATTACTACGGAATATCTGATTACGAGTCCGCCCAAGGACGCATCATCAGCGACGTTTCTTCTGTCTCTGACTTGATTGCCGATGAACGAGTGGATCACATCGCACAAACTCTGGAAGATTTCGAGTTTCCACGTGGGACGAAGGGACTCGTATTCTGCAGTTCGAATGATGAAGCAAGGTTGATCTCAGATCGGCTGAACAAGCGGACCGTTAATGGTCGATTGCTTCGCACCGAAGCTATCTCCGGGGCGACCCCGATTGCAGAGCGCGAAAACGTCGTCGACAAGCTTCTTCAGGGGCGGATTGATTACATCTTGACAGTCGATATCTTCAACGAGGGTATCGATATCCCACCAGTAAACGTTGTTGTCATGTTGCGAGGGACGCAGTCGTCGATCATCTTCACGCAACAATTGGGACGAGGGCTGCGAAAGTCACCTAACAAGGAATCGCTACGTGTCATTGATTTCATTGGCAATTACGCGAACAACTATCTCATCCCGATTGCCCTTACGGGAGATCGATCGTCGAACAAGGACACGATTAAGGCTCGCATCCGGCAATCCCGTTCAAATCCAGTGGCAGGCCAATCAACGATCAGCTTCGATGAAGTTTCAACCGCACGCATCCTAGAGTCGCTGCACAAGGCTTCACTGTTGGATAAGCGAAAATGCAAAGAGGCCATCATCGCATTGCGACAAAGAATTGGACGAATCCCACGCTTGATGGATTTCGAAACGCACGAATCTGTCAACCCCTTTTTGCTCGCAACCAAGGACCAGAGCTACTGGGCACTGCTTCACTCGTTAAAGCTTGTGGAACACGCTCCTCATCAATCTGAGCAGGCTTTCCTTAGCTTCATCTCCAATGAATTACTCAACGGAAAACGCCCCCATGAGTTGCTCCTTCTTCGAGAGGTTTTGCTCAATGAGAAGGTAGCAGTAGAAAGCTACGTGCAAATCCTCAAGTCTCATGGTCTTGACCACTCTTCGCAGGTTCTATCGACTGTGGCTGCGATTTTCGATTTGACGTGGTTCGCTACTACGACCCGAAAGAAATACGGAGATACCCCTGCGATCGTATTCGACGGTGCTTCTTTTGAGCTTTCAGATACTTTTCGTTCTTTCTATACCTCGTATGCAGAATCACATACGTTCTCACCAATAAGCTTTAAAGACCACGTAGATGACGTAATCGAAACCGGACTCCTCCTCAACCGCAAGTATTACGGGGGCGGTGCAGCGCTCGTTCGCGGCCAGCGATACTCCCGGAAAGACGTTTGTCGCCTATTGAACTGGCCGAAGAATCTTGACAGCACGATGATGGGATATCGGTACGAATCCGAAACAAACACGTGCCCTATCTTTGTGACTTATCACAAGGACGCCGATGTGTCGGCCAGTCAGCGATACGAAGATCAACTCATCGATTCGTCGACAATGCTCTGGTACACCCGCCATGGCCGCACATTGAAATCGGCCGAACTTCAACCGATTCTTTTCGGCGACGCGGAACTCCACCTCTTCGTGAAGCGTGAAGATGCAGATGGCAAGGACTTTTTCTATTTGGGCCAAGCCAAAGCAACCGAACCAAAGCAAGAGAGCATGCAAGACGATCACGGTAAAGAATTAGACGTAGTAACCACCCAGCTCAAGATGCAAATTCCAATCCCATCGGAGCTTTTTCACACCATTACAGCGAGAAAAAATGTGGCGGCTGCGGAATAG
- a CDS encoding (deoxy)nucleoside triphosphate pyrophosphohydrolase, protein MTKHIEVTGAVFVRNGYVFAAQRGPDKNMAGKWEFPGGKIERGETPQESLARELKEELLIDATVGEHITTTSYEYDFGVVNLATYYCTAKTDAEPVLTEHSEVRWVPVAELDQLDWAPADIPAVKLIMGDTEG, encoded by the coding sequence ATGACAAAACACATTGAGGTAACCGGCGCGGTTTTTGTTCGCAATGGTTACGTCTTCGCAGCGCAGCGCGGTCCAGACAAAAACATGGCCGGCAAATGGGAGTTTCCAGGCGGCAAGATCGAACGCGGCGAAACCCCGCAGGAATCTCTCGCGCGCGAACTCAAAGAAGAATTGCTTATCGACGCCACAGTCGGCGAACACATCACCACCACCTCTTACGAATACGACTTTGGTGTGGTGAACCTAGCCACCTACTATTGCACCGCAAAAACTGATGCTGAGCCTGTTTTGACCGAGCACTCAGAGGTGCGCTGGGTTCCCGTCGCTGAATTGGATCAGCTTGATTGGGCGCCAGCTGACATTCCTGCAGTGAAGTTGATTATGGGAGACACCGAGGGATGA
- a CDS encoding DEAD/DEAH box helicase codes for MSNSENATGSENSPENFTESETQMNPQDVAVENTASDDTRDAENSEDTGVETENTDSTNEDTEENNDVTSEPAAEESKEAANGFENLNLPDKVVQAVKRVGFEQPSAIQAETIPLLMEGRDVVGLAQTGTGKTAAFALPILSQIDPSERHPQALVLAPTRELALQVADSFQSFADHLGKIQVLPIYGGQAYGVQLSGLRRGAQIIVGTPGRVIDHLEKGSLDISKLRFLVLDEADEMLNMGFQEDVERILEDTPDEKQVALFSATMPNGIRKISKQYLNDPAEVTVKSETRTNTNITQRYLFTAHRNKLDAITRILEVTEFEAMIVFVRTKHETEEIAEKLRARGFSAAAINGDIAQQQRERTVDQLRDGRLDILVATDVAARGLDVERISHVLNYDIPNDTESYVHRIGRTGRAGRKGEAILFVTPRERRMLRSIERVTNATIEEMDLPTVDEVNESRKANFADSITASLESKQIDVFRSLVKAYSEANDVPMEDIAAALATQAQAGDEFLMKEPPKQKRDRDFDRGGRDFDRRDRGDRRDRDFGDRRERGGRDRFERNGNFDTYRLAVGKRQHVRPGAIVGALANEGGLSSKDFGRITIAVNHTLVELPKNMDSSVLDRLSDTRISGQLINIERDHGGPQRDQGDDRGGYRGGRGGRDRDDRGGRGGYRRDRGGRGDREDRGGYRGGRDRDDRGGYRGGRDRDDRGGYRGGRDDRGGRGQWRD; via the coding sequence ATGAGCAATTCCGAAAACGCTACCGGCAGCGAAAATTCGCCGGAGAACTTTACCGAGTCGGAAACTCAGATGAACCCGCAGGATGTCGCAGTGGAAAATACTGCTTCTGATGACACCAGGGATGCGGAAAACTCTGAGGATACCGGCGTTGAGACCGAAAACACGGACTCGACCAACGAAGATACCGAAGAAAACAACGACGTAACCTCAGAACCCGCAGCGGAGGAATCCAAAGAAGCTGCCAATGGTTTCGAGAACCTCAACCTGCCTGACAAGGTAGTTCAGGCTGTAAAGCGCGTCGGATTCGAACAGCCATCTGCCATTCAGGCAGAGACCATTCCACTGTTGATGGAAGGCCGCGACGTAGTCGGCCTTGCACAGACCGGTACTGGCAAGACCGCAGCATTCGCGCTGCCGATCCTGTCCCAGATCGATCCGTCTGAGCGTCACCCACAAGCACTGGTCTTGGCACCAACCCGCGAGCTGGCACTCCAGGTCGCTGACTCTTTCCAGTCCTTCGCTGACCACCTGGGCAAGATCCAGGTTCTGCCGATTTACGGCGGTCAGGCATACGGCGTGCAGCTTTCCGGCCTGCGTCGTGGCGCACAGATCATCGTCGGCACCCCTGGCCGTGTGATTGATCACCTGGAGAAGGGCTCCCTGGACATCTCCAAGCTGCGTTTCCTCGTACTTGACGAGGCAGACGAGATGCTCAACATGGGCTTCCAAGAAGACGTTGAGCGCATTCTGGAAGACACCCCGGACGAGAAGCAGGTTGCACTGTTCTCGGCGACCATGCCAAACGGCATTCGCAAGATCTCCAAGCAGTACTTGAATGATCCTGCAGAGGTCACCGTGAAGTCGGAGACCCGCACCAACACCAACATCACCCAGCGCTACCTCTTCACCGCGCACCGCAACAAGCTCGACGCGATCACCCGCATCCTTGAGGTGACCGAGTTTGAAGCAATGATCGTGTTCGTGCGCACCAAGCACGAAACCGAAGAAATTGCCGAGAAGCTGCGCGCACGTGGCTTCTCCGCAGCCGCGATCAACGGCGATATTGCCCAGCAGCAGCGTGAGCGCACCGTCGATCAGCTGCGTGATGGCCGCCTGGACATCCTTGTCGCAACCGACGTCGCCGCCCGTGGCCTGGACGTAGAGCGCATCTCACACGTTTTGAACTACGACATCCCGAACGACACCGAGAGCTACGTGCACCGCATCGGTCGTACGGGCCGTGCAGGTCGTAAGGGCGAAGCGATCCTGTTTGTTACCCCTCGTGAGCGTCGCATGCTGCGTTCCATCGAACGCGTGACCAACGCGACCATCGAAGAGATGGATCTGCCAACCGTCGATGAGGTTAACGAGTCCCGCAAGGCTAATTTTGCTGACTCCATCACAGCGTCGCTGGAATCCAAGCAGATCGACGTCTTCCGTTCGCTGGTCAAGGCATACTCCGAAGCAAACGACGTCCCAATGGAGGATATCGCTGCGGCACTGGCTACCCAGGCGCAGGCTGGCGACGAGTTCTTGATGAAGGAGCCACCAAAGCAGAAGCGTGACCGCGACTTCGACCGTGGTGGTCGTGATTTCGATCGTCGTGACCGTGGTGACCGCCGTGATCGTGACTTCGGTGATCGTCGTGAGCGCGGTGGACGCGATCGCTTCGAGCGTAACGGTAACTTTGACACCTACCGACTTGCCGTGGGTAAGCGTCAGCACGTTCGCCCAGGTGCCATCGTCGGCGCATTGGCTAACGAAGGTGGCTTGAGCTCCAAGGACTTCGGTCGCATCACCATCGCTGTTAACCACACCTTGGTCGAGCTGCCCAAGAACATGGACTCTTCCGTACTCGATCGCCTGTCTGATACCCGCATTTCGGGCCAGCTGATCAACATTGAGCGCGACCACGGTGGCCCTCAGCGTGATCAGGGCGACGATCGTGGCGGCTACCGCGGGGGACGCGGTGGACGCGACCGAGACGATCGCGGTGGACGCGGCGGATACCGTCGTGACCGTGGCGGACGTGGCGATCGTGAAGATCGTGGCGGCTACCGTGGCGGACGCGACCGCGACGACCGTGGTGGTTACCGCGGGGGACGCGACCGTGATGATCGTGGTGGTTACCGCGGTGGGCGCGATGATCGCGGCGGCCGTGGACAGTGGCGCGACTAG
- a CDS encoding DUF2269 domain-containing protein has protein sequence MVSFLIFLHVVSAIILLGPVMVATSIFPRQADEARAGDQRAAGRAQLLGRISSTYGVISALVPLLGATVLFAGWAQFKTQGQFHASLVLAVIAWAILIALVIPQQKKMLGTLNLLPVDDVDPEHDQVKDWDKSKKMATIGAGIFNLLWVIMLILMFI, from the coding sequence ATGGTTAGTTTCTTGATTTTCCTGCACGTTGTGTCGGCAATCATCCTGCTCGGCCCTGTCATGGTGGCAACGTCGATCTTCCCACGCCAGGCAGACGAAGCACGCGCCGGCGATCAGCGTGCTGCGGGCCGCGCCCAGCTGCTCGGGCGCATCAGCTCGACCTATGGCGTGATCTCCGCTTTGGTTCCGCTGTTGGGCGCAACTGTTCTGTTCGCGGGGTGGGCGCAGTTTAAGACCCAGGGGCAGTTCCACGCCTCCCTGGTCCTCGCTGTGATCGCCTGGGCGATCTTGATCGCGCTGGTAATTCCGCAGCAGAAGAAGATGCTGGGCACTTTAAACCTGCTCCCAGTAGATGACGTTGATCCTGAGCACGATCAGGTTAAGGACTGGGACAAGTCCAAAAAGATGGCGACAATCGGTGCCGGAATCTTTAACCTGCTCTGGGTGATCATGCTCATCCTCATGTTTATCTAG
- a CDS encoding HNH endonuclease family protein: MNLRRLYLAFLIVLTLATVKFPVGSRELSLLIDDSPAVPQRLTVIGYARTEFGAGWATGRSGCTTRQELLAWHLDSPSCHIAPAPGSTVYDPYTGVDTPAHELEIDHVFPLSAAWDLGAHAWEHDKRVAFANDPLNLIATSRAANQEKSDQLPSEWLPSHTRFRCEYVTRLAAVAATYELSLPAEDRKVMNRQCRFSVTTLLPVE; the protein is encoded by the coding sequence ATGAACCTTCGCAGGCTATACCTCGCTTTTCTCATTGTGCTCACGCTTGCCACCGTGAAATTCCCGGTTGGCTCGCGTGAGCTTTCTTTGCTTATCGACGACTCCCCCGCCGTCCCACAGCGCCTCACCGTGATCGGCTATGCCCGCACCGAGTTCGGAGCGGGCTGGGCGACTGGCCGCTCAGGTTGCACTACTCGCCAAGAACTACTGGCGTGGCATCTAGATTCCCCAAGTTGTCATATCGCCCCGGCGCCTGGGAGCACCGTCTACGACCCCTACACCGGAGTGGATACACCGGCTCACGAGCTAGAAATCGACCACGTCTTTCCTTTGTCCGCTGCCTGGGATCTGGGAGCACACGCCTGGGAACATGACAAGCGAGTCGCCTTTGCCAACGATCCTTTGAACTTGATCGCCACCTCGCGCGCCGCGAATCAAGAAAAATCCGACCAGCTCCCCTCTGAGTGGTTGCCCAGCCATACTCGTTTTCGTTGCGAGTACGTCACCCGACTGGCAGCGGTTGCTGCCACATACGAGCTTTCTTTGCCTGCAGAGGATCGGAAAGTAATGAATCGCCAATGTAGGTTCAGCGTGACTACACTACTGCCCGTAGAGTAG
- the putP gene encoding sodium/proline symporter PutP, translating to MTDNAWIIVAIVLYFGVMLSIGFYSWRRTKKYDDYVLGDRGLHPFVAGLSAGASDMSGWLLMGLPGALFATGMSELWIVIGLLIGTWANWKWIAPRLRSYSEVANNSITLPSFFENRLHDSSRLLRIIAAGIIIFFFTFYVSSGMVAGGRYFESTFHGDYLTGMLIVGSITVIYTFVGGFLAVSYTDVVQGLLMFAALIIVPVMAFFALDNVSELFTFATNNAYGPHPEGNPTYFNLVSGVSLAAIIGNLAWGLGYMGQPHIVTRFMALRNPSEAKQGRVTGVFWVTLCYIGAIATAIISTVYFAQKGETITDTTSYETIFLDLARLLFHPLIAGVILTAVLAAIMSTMSSQLLITASALVEDLYRVFAKKQAPGRVLLLWSRVMVVVVALVAIILAVNPSDSILSLVGFAWAGFGSAFGPVMIAALYWKRLTAPGAIAGMTTGAVVSFVWGNLEATSSMIYEIVPGFIAATAAMIIVSLLTRAPEEAPAEFDEALAITEYSNAHPDLSFSQAREAIHGTQEGSTAV from the coding sequence ATGACCGACAACGCATGGATCATTGTCGCCATCGTTTTATATTTCGGGGTGATGCTGAGCATCGGTTTCTACTCATGGCGTCGCACCAAGAAATACGACGACTACGTCCTTGGCGATCGTGGCCTCCACCCATTTGTCGCCGGTCTTTCCGCAGGCGCATCGGATATGTCTGGCTGGCTTTTGATGGGTCTTCCCGGCGCGCTTTTCGCCACCGGCATGAGTGAGCTGTGGATCGTCATTGGTCTGCTCATCGGCACCTGGGCCAACTGGAAGTGGATCGCACCGCGTCTGCGCTCCTACTCGGAGGTGGCCAACAACTCGATCACCCTGCCAAGCTTCTTTGAGAACCGCTTGCATGACTCGTCGCGCCTCCTGCGCATCATCGCGGCCGGCATCATCATCTTCTTCTTTACCTTCTATGTATCCTCCGGCATGGTCGCCGGCGGGCGCTACTTCGAGTCCACTTTCCACGGCGACTACCTCACCGGAATGCTGATCGTCGGCTCTATTACCGTGATTTATACCTTCGTTGGCGGCTTCCTCGCTGTGTCCTACACCGACGTGGTTCAAGGTCTGCTGATGTTCGCCGCTCTGATCATCGTCCCTGTCATGGCATTCTTCGCATTGGACAACGTCTCCGAGCTGTTCACATTTGCCACCAACAACGCCTACGGACCGCACCCCGAAGGCAACCCGACATACTTCAATCTTGTCTCCGGGGTCTCACTTGCTGCGATCATCGGCAACCTCGCTTGGGGCTTGGGTTACATGGGCCAGCCGCACATCGTCACCAGGTTCATGGCGCTGCGCAATCCATCCGAAGCCAAGCAAGGTCGCGTCACCGGAGTCTTCTGGGTGACTCTGTGCTACATCGGTGCGATCGCTACGGCGATCATCTCCACTGTCTACTTTGCTCAAAAGGGCGAGACGATCACCGATACAACGAGCTACGAGACGATCTTCCTCGACCTCGCGCGCTTGCTTTTCCACCCACTGATCGCGGGAGTCATTTTGACCGCCGTACTTGCCGCCATCATGTCCACGATGTCCTCGCAGCTCTTGATCACTGCGTCGGCGCTTGTCGAAGATCTCTACCGCGTATTCGCGAAGAAGCAAGCCCCGGGTCGCGTTCTGCTGTTGTGGTCGCGAGTGATGGTTGTTGTAGTCGCACTGGTTGCCATCATCTTGGCTGTCAACCCTTCCGACTCCATCCTCAGCCTCGTCGGCTTTGCATGGGCTGGTTTTGGCTCGGCGTTTGGTCCTGTCATGATTGCAGCCTTGTACTGGAAACGCCTGACTGCGCCGGGTGCCATCGCAGGCATGACCACCGGCGCTGTCGTGTCGTTTGTCTGGGGTAACCTCGAAGCGACCTCCTCGATGATCTACGAAATCGTTCCAGGCTTCATCGCCGCCACCGCTGCCATGATCATCGTCTCACTTCTCACCCGCGCACCCGAGGAAGCCCCAGCGGAGTTCGACGAAGCGCTCGCGATCACTGAGTACTCCAACGCCCACCCGGATCTTTCCTTCTCCCAAGCTCGTGAAGCTATCCATGGAACCCAGGAGGGGTCAACCGCAGTCTAA